One genomic segment of Deltaproteobacteria bacterium includes these proteins:
- a CDS encoding sigma-70 family RNA polymerase sigma factor, translating into MDDRDESNHVVGDEDETGDFLDQDEEESRDSIQIYLREIRKSPLLSSKQEKELAVRISKGDDKARNEMIESNLRLVVKIAKKYLHRGLALSDLIAEGNIGLIKAVERFSPSRQTRFSTYATWWIKQSIERAVANQSRIVRLPIHVASDLGRLMRAAKNLNQTLGREPTIDEIGEAMRVGSREVHSLMELLRKTYSIENSISDDGYQLLDVIRDESSEKPFTVIDRFERVAEIKSWLEALSQVERRVISYRYGLGGQEPMTLDAIGKIMGVTRERIRQIENKSLLKLRRIIKKNEIAFDETM; encoded by the coding sequence TTGGACGACCGCGACGAATCCAACCACGTAGTCGGTGACGAAGACGAGACCGGAGATTTCCTCGACCAGGACGAGGAAGAGTCGAGGGACTCTATTCAGATCTATCTCCGGGAGATCCGGAAATCTCCCCTGTTGTCGTCCAAACAGGAGAAGGAACTCGCTGTAAGGATAAGCAAGGGGGATGACAAGGCTCGCAACGAGATGATCGAGTCGAACCTGAGGCTGGTGGTGAAGATAGCGAAGAAGTACCTCCACCGAGGGCTGGCACTCTCGGATCTCATCGCAGAGGGCAATATCGGGCTGATCAAGGCTGTGGAGAGGTTTTCTCCAAGCCGTCAGACTCGATTCTCCACGTATGCTACCTGGTGGATCAAACAGTCCATTGAGAGAGCCGTGGCCAACCAGTCGAGGATCGTTCGGCTTCCCATTCATGTGGCCAGCGACTTGGGTCGATTGATGCGGGCAGCAAAGAACCTGAACCAGACCCTTGGAAGAGAACCCACCATAGATGAGATCGGGGAGGCGATGAGGGTGGGGTCCCGGGAGGTCCATAGTTTGATGGAGCTCCTTCGGAAGACGTACTCCATCGAGAACTCCATCTCCGACGACGGATACCAGCTTCTGGACGTAATCCGCGATGAAAGCTCGGAGAAGCCTTTCACGGTTATCGACCGTTTTGAACGGGTGGCTGAGATCAAGTCATGGTTGGAGGCGCTCTCGCAGGTCGAGAGAAGGGTTATTTCCTACCGGTACGGTCTCGGAGGCCAGGAGCCAATGACCCTCGACGCTATCGGGAAGATAATGGGCGTAACCAGGGAAAGAATCAGACAGATAGAGAACAAGTCGCTGCTTAAGCTGAGGCGCATTATCAAGAAGAACGAAATCGCCTTCGATGAGACCATGTAG
- a CDS encoding peptidoglycan DD-metalloendopeptidase family protein yields the protein MREPEGSGGVLFCLGGSMRPRMVAMEPACRESGSPCCGGTRETGFDTPYWGGKVSLNGRSTPVLPLLAGLILALVSAGVGCAGSPVKAVEKAEGRQRGVYHKVKRHQTLWRICKTYGVDMAEVARINGIRDVNSIRAGQKIFIPGAEKVLPVGIYIEDLGGSGKKPREVDLASAKGRFIWPVRGAVLRGFGRSRGRRHDGIDISAPKGTPVRSIDSGKVIYSGHEIRGYGNIVIIKHGPVFTSVYAHNEVNLVREGDSVKKGDPIARVGNTRRGGKPYLHFEIRNFNRPVDPLRILP from the coding sequence ATGAGAGAACCTGAAGGATCAGGAGGCGTGCTCTTCTGTTTGGGAGGATCCATGCGGCCCAGGATGGTTGCCATGGAACCGGCGTGCAGGGAGTCCGGTTCTCCGTGCTGTGGGGGAACCCGTGAAACCGGTTTCGATACCCCGTACTGGGGAGGAAAGGTCTCTCTCAATGGGAGGTCGACCCCTGTGCTTCCCTTGCTCGCTGGACTGATTCTTGCCTTGGTCTCTGCAGGAGTCGGGTGTGCGGGTTCTCCCGTCAAGGCCGTCGAGAAAGCCGAGGGGCGACAGAGGGGTGTCTACCACAAGGTGAAGAGGCACCAGACCCTCTGGCGCATCTGTAAGACGTATGGGGTGGATATGGCAGAGGTTGCCCGCATCAACGGTATCCGGGATGTGAACAGCATCAGGGCAGGCCAGAAGATCTTTATTCCAGGAGCGGAGAAGGTTCTCCCCGTGGGGATCTACATCGAAGACCTGGGTGGCTCGGGAAAGAAACCCAGGGAGGTCGACCTTGCCAGTGCAAAGGGACGCTTCATCTGGCCTGTTCGAGGGGCCGTTCTCAGGGGCTTCGGGCGGAGCCGCGGCAGGAGGCACGACGGGATCGATATCTCCGCTCCCAAAGGAACACCCGTGAGAAGCATAGATTCCGGCAAGGTCATATACAGTGGTCACGAGATCAGGGGATACGGAAACATCGTGATCATCAAACACGGCCCGGTTTTCACCTCGGTTTACGCACACAACGAAGTGAACCTGGTGCGTGAGGGTGATTCGGTCAAGAAGGGGGATCCCATCGCCCGAGTGGGAAACACCAGGAGGGGGGGCAAGCCCTATCTCCATTTTGAGATCAGGAATTTCAACAGGCCCGTCGATCCTCTTCGGATTCTGCCTTAG